One segment of Trachemys scripta elegans isolate TJP31775 chromosome 1, CAS_Tse_1.0, whole genome shotgun sequence DNA contains the following:
- the LOC117872539 gene encoding putative olfactory receptor 52P1 — protein MAAFNLTPSDPSTFILTGIPGLEAAHIWISIPFSMFYIIGLLGNFMVLCVVGKEQTLHKPMYLLLCMLAFTDITMSTSVVPKALCIFWFNLKGITVGGCLTQLFFLHAGSMTHSAVLVTMAFDRYVAICNPLQYTTILTNTRIAKLGLVGLTRAVLLILPIPLLLNRQPFCANHIIPHTYCEHMAVSKMSCGDTTLNRTYGLVITFVVIGLDLTLIALSYGQITRAVLRISSKAAHQKALNTCTAHICVMLTSCTPFLFTTLTHRFGQGIAPHVHILLANLYFLLPPMLNPIIYGVKTKELCDKVGKYPCRM, from the coding sequence ATGGCAGCTTTCAACCTCACCCCCTCTGACCCTTCAACATTCATCCTAAcgggcattcctggcctggaagctgcccacatctggatttccatccctttctctatGTTCTATATTATTGGCCTATTGGGAAATTTCATGGTTCTGTGTGTAGTAGGGAAAGAGCAAACCCTGCACAAGCCGATGTATCTGCTGCTCTGCAtgttggcattcacagacatCACCATGTCTACCTCTGTCGTGCCAAaggcactgtgtatattttggttcaatttgaaaggCATTACTGTGGGTGGCTGCCTCACCCAGTTGTTCTTCCTGCATGCGGGATCTATGACACACTCAGCCGTCCTCGTGACAATGGCCTTTGATCGCTATGTTGCCATATGTAACCCTCTGCAATACACCACCATCCTCACCAATACACGAATAGCTAAGCTAGGGCTTGTGGGTTTGACAAGAGCTGTTCTCTTAATTCTGCCAATTCCCCTTCTCCTGAACAGGCAGCCATTCTGTGCCAACCACATTATCCCCCACACGTACTGTGAGCACATGGCTGTGTCGAAAATGTCATGTGGGGACACCACACTCAACAGGACGTACGGCTTGGTGATAACATTTGTAGTCATCGGGTTAGACCTGACGCTCATTGCCCTGTCCTACGGTCAGATCACCAGGGCCGTCCTCAGAATCTCCTCCAAGGCAGCCCACCAGAAAGCCCtcaacacctgcacagcccaTATCTGTGTGATGCTGACATCTTGTACTCCCTTCCTCTTCACGACTCTGACACACCGGTTCGGTCAAGGCATTGCTCCTCATGTTCACATCCTTTTGGCCAACCTctatttcctccttccccccatgctcaaccctatcatttatggggtcaaaaccaaagagcttTGTGACAAAGTGGGCAAATACCCCTGCAGAATGTGA
- the LOC117885232 gene encoding putative olfactory receptor 52P1, whose product MAAFNLTPSDPSTFILTGIPGLEAAHIWISIPFSMFYIIGLLGNFMVLCVVGKEQTLHKPMYLLLCMLAFTDITMSTSVVPKALCIFWFNLKGITVDGCLTQLFFLHAGSMTHSAVLVTMAFDRYVAICNPLRYTTILTNTRIAKLGLVGLMRAVLLVLPIPLLLSRLSFCANHIIPHTYCEHMAVLKMSCGDTTLNRTYGLVVTFVVMGLDLTLIAFSYGLIIRAILKISHKEAHQKAINTCTAHICVMLTTYTPFLFSILTHRFGQGIAPHVHIILANLYVLISPMLNPIIYGVKTKELRDKVGKCPCRI is encoded by the coding sequence ATGGCAGCTTTCAACCTCACCCCCTCTGACCCTTCAACATTCATCTTAAcgggcattcctggcctggaagctgcccacatctggatttccatccctttctctatGTTCTATATTATTGGCCTATTGGGAAATTTCATGGTTCTGTGTGTTGTAGGGAAAGAGCAAACCCTGCACAAGCCGATGTATCTGCTGCTCTGCAtgttggcattcacagacatCACCATGTCTACCTCTGTCGTGCCAAaggcactgtgtatattttggttcaatttgaaaggCATTACTGTGGATGGCTGCCTCACCCAATTGTTCTTCCTGCATGCGGGGTCTATGACACATTCAGCCGTCCTCGTGACAATGGCCTTTGATCGCTATGTTGCCATATGTAACCCTCTGAGATATACCACCATCCTCACCAACACACGGATAGCTAAACTAGGGCTAGTGGGTTTGATGAGAGCTGTTCTCCTCGTTCTGCCAATTCCCCTTCTCCTGAGCAGGCTGTCATTCTGTGCCAATCACATTATCCCCCACACGTATTGTGAGCACATGGCTGTgttgaaaatgtcatgtggggaCACCACACTCAACAGGACGTACGGCTTGGTGGTAACATTTGTAGTCATGGGGTTAGACCTGACGCTCATTGCCTTCTCCTACGGTCTGATCATCAGGGCCATCCTTAAAATCTCCCATAAGGAAGCCCACCAGAAAGCCAtcaacacctgcacagcccacatctgTGTGATGCTGACAACTTATactcccttcctcttctccattcTGACACACAGGTTTGGTCAGGGCATCGCTCCCCATGTTCACATCATCTTGGCCAACCTATATGTCCTCATCTCCCCCATGCTCAACCCTATCATTTATGGAGTCAAAACCAAAGAGCTTCGTGACAAAGTGGGCAAATGCCCCTGCAGAATATGA